A genomic region of Oncorhynchus mykiss isolate Arlee chromosome 2, USDA_OmykA_1.1, whole genome shotgun sequence contains the following coding sequences:
- the si:dkeyp-69b9.6 gene encoding uncharacterized protein si:dkeyp-69b9.6 isoform X1: MESGGSGRSGGSSSSRSARTGGTGSVIGRSSGSSRGDSGSSRSNSGTAGSLGRSSSVGGSGGIIVAAPGAGGVAPAPPCASEWEMFQFGKYNLDIIEMLSGHQAHQFKGLGLERQLQHQQQVQLHQHQLQQQQQQQAETSGALLSGLGLGSLQGARSNAFSDSASIFAKMSAPPPPLQQQPSSSSQSSRSKSSKMSSSSSSHVSGYPQFLRSFHPTEAALAQEQLHSGVGRFEHFSGGSSSGGAGGLGVAPPPPPPLHPGLSVPQASPGPSSSSPSPSSSVVTNNPPSSSTVTSLGHQLVGAQSDARSLHQQFSCMLAANQYFLSGVPANTSLEQFLVQQGTHNHLGIGLGQSEGSSSGLAPPPALHSSHSHSLSTAQPQQQQPPQQQQLPPHTLSHPHSHSHPHHPLHPGSQPSSLGGFDFQGIPVLSSNQLASLMQQEAGLPLPLPLHLSLSKDDGKGDSSGGGSSSSRRKKAMAGYLPQRKSDGGSNSSSGHSSGNPNASSSAGGLGHDPSPGLVGGGGGVGMSGLGGDPSLLASSSSSSSSSVVSSSSSSGPSSTAASVLVTNGSHLSKPDNMGSMPSASTQADTEPLYNCGECGKTFTHLSSLRRHLRMHESTAAGTSNNASINPNPTHIQPLTDPTLPHSTQEHSTQDLNSQSNSLSSQQSSNSVQASSSCPSPDKTFNCSDCGKHFKKKGHLLQHGVIHSEARPYGCSICSRAFNRRESLTRHEKIHQDKPFRCPACGRCFRESTSLLNHAASGTCGKPGRASKQQGSSKEGAVGEGRMGGGGGGEGGGGGDYQGSRGVIYGKTEEDEEGVIMGGEGGQKSRLGCDGGLFQSERGGNANSRDRPDGKYPTDYSRNRYTGYHDDHRSQGNPSPCYSGASPCGSGMVGPALRKAPLAPTLHPHPQSQTQHHHQQHLPLSSLLDDSEDDVTSSVNNAISAIAAAAAANCDMNSGNRGDDRRDIIGGLLGGLDLGPLGSPSSTSGMDKTYRGAGNQDGMSGNMNHNQQQGNDPQNPAAKPKRPRKPRKPKDPNAPPKRRQYTPRAPRESSNIPRPYLCSVCGRGFARRETLRRHDRVHTGEKPHRCSTCGKHFREAFHLTKHHTVHSGEKNYKCSLCGKEFGYSQSLKRHGKLHQKGELEEVPTTPGGENLNNFNTNPSCGMGQDREQNQGNSSSSYYSYPQDVKPQGSNSQPPPRLYTCAICWKSFRHHFHLTAHHQTVHENGGEKLFSCEVCGKAFAYSNSLTRHRLSQHGLARTGPDNAQGDGSGSGVNSAAGGGVSGTASESEAATNALLQMAPSTEGHGGQQSHSVVTHSHQQQPPQPPAGYSPLFYDAGTAHSSASSIPPYSQPLPPNSTIMPPQHQHSPARVKGEHIYPAGSSSHTLHTTAPFQPLTELPSDHHHHHHHHHHHHSSHHLHRSEPQSQQPHHRNIQSHDGIRRHKKKRKSDRREGRGDMWGESSGFVRDEERKDQRKRRSVLQKQLRKKKILLKIRRGGEAGGGGYELVTTRGMKIQILSSLKVPVKRFACSICPHAMFARQAGLLAHRAAKHTQRVLSPQERLCCGVCGKQSHRLLEAFIHRATHRARGSFSCRRCSARFWNAPLLRRHKVTCRHRAKGLPRGGAIRLKLSKRAGERKSREEQGEMSHSLLTEYRY; the protein is encoded by the coding sequence ATGGAGAGTGGGGGCAGTGGACGATCGGGCGGAAGTAGCAGCAGCCGAAGTGCGCGAACAGGGGGGACCGGCAGTGTTATTGGGCGGAGTTCGGGATCGAGCCGAGGCGACTCAGGCAGTTCCAGGTCAAATAGTGGCACTGCAGGATCCCTCGGCCGAAGCTCGTCCGTTGGCGGCAGTGGTGGGATCATTGTCGCTGCTCCTGGTGCTGGAGGTGTGGCTCCTGCACCCCCATGTGCCAGTGAGTGGGAGATGTTCCAATTTGGAAAATACAATTTGGACATAATAGAGATGTTAAGCGGACACCAGGCCCATCAGTTCAAAGGCCTTGGGTTAGAACGACAGCTACAGCATCAGCAGCAGGTGCAGCTTCACCAGCACCAGctccagcagcaacaacaacagcaggcCGAGACCTCAGGAGCTCTCCTGTCTGGGCTAGGCCTTGGGTCCCTCCAAGGGGCCAGAAGCAACGCCTTTTCCGATTCTGCCTCTATTTTTGCCAAAATGAgcgcccctcctccccctctacaaCAACAACCTTCTTCGTCCTCACAAAGCTCAAGATCCAAGTCAAGCAAGATGAGTAGCAGCAGCTCAAGCCATGTGTCGGGCTACCCACAGTTCCTGCGTTCCTTCCACCCGACAGAGGCAGCTCTGGCACAGGAGCAACTGCATTCTGGGGTCGGCCGCTTCGAGCACTTTTCTGGGGGTAGCAGTAGTGGGGGTGCTGGGGGATTGGGAGTTgccccccctccaccaccccctctGCATCCAGGCCTCTCTGTCCCCCAAGCATCACCTGGCCCTTcatcctcttccccctccccatccAGTTCAGTGGTAACTAACAATCCCCCCAGTAGCAGTACAGTCACCTCTCTGGGACACCAGCTGGTTGGGGCCCAGTCTGATGCACGGAGTCTTCATCAGCAGTTCAGTTGCATGCTAGCTGCTAATCAGTACTTTCTCTCTGGGGTGCCTGCTAACACTAGCTTAGAGCAGTTTCTGGTTCAACAGGGAACCCACAACCACCTGGGGATAGGTTTAGGTCAGAGTGAGGGATCCAGCTCAGGCCTTGCTCCGCCTCCAGCTCTGCATTCCTCTCATTCGCATTCCCTCTCTACCGCTCAGCCACAGCAACAGCAGCCtccacagcagcagcagctgccTCCCCATACCCTGTCCCACCCCCACTCGCACTCCCACCCTCACCACCCCCTACACCCAGGCTCCCAGCCCTCTTCCCTGGGTGGTTTTGACTTCCAGGGCATCCCAGTGCTCTCCTCCAACCAGCTGGCCTCTCTGATGCAGCAGGAAGCAGGCCTGCCGCTCCCCCTGCCGCTTCATCTGTCCCTCTCCAAGGATGACGGCAAGGGGGACAGCAGTGGGGGCggaagcagcagcagtagaaggaAGAAAGCGATGGCTGGCTACCTGCCACAGAGGAAGTCAGATGGCggcagtaacagcagcagcggCCACAGTAGTGGGAACCCCAATGCTAGCAGCAGTGCAGGGGGGCTGGGCCACGACCCCTCTCCAGGGCTGGTTGGGGGGGGCGGAGGGGTTGGCATGTCAGGTTTGGGAGGAGATCCATCCCTCCTTGCCTCTTCAtcatcctcatcttcatcatcagttgtctcatcctcctcttcctctggccCCTCCTCCACTGCAGCATCAGTCCTGGTTACTAATGGTTCTCACCTATCCAAACCTGATAACATGGGCTCCATGCCATCTGCATCTACACAGGCtgacactgagcccctctataaCTGTGGTGAGTGTGGAAAAACCTTCACTCACCTCTCCAGCCTTCGCAGGCACCTGCGTATGCATGAGTCTACGGCAGCAGGTACTAGCAATAATGCCAGCATTAACCCAAACCCGACTCATATCCAACCACTAACTGACCCCACTCTCCCACACTCCACCCAGGAACACTCCACCCAGGATCTGAACTCTCAGTCTAACTCACTGTCCTCCCAACAATCTTCCAACTCAGTCCAGGCCTCATCTTCCTGCCCCAGCCCTGACAAGACCTTCAATTGCTCAGATTGTGGCAAGCACTTCAAGAAAAAGGGGCACCTCCTCCAGCATGGCGTCATCCACTCAGAGGCTCGCCCGTATGGCTGCAGCATCTGCTCCCGGGCTTTCAACCGCCGTGAGTCGCTGACGCGACACGAGAAGATTCACCAGGACAAGCCCTTCCGCTGTCCAGCCTGCGGTCGATGCTTCCGTGAGAGTACCTCTCTACTCAACCATGCTGCCTCTGGCACATGCGGCAAGCCAGGTAGGGCATCAAAACAACAGGGCAGCAGCAAGGAAGGAGCTGTAGGGGAGGGCAGAATGGGAGGAGGGGgcggaggagaaggtggaggaggtggggaTTACCAGGGTAGTAGAGGGGTGATTTATGGGAAAACTGAGGAAGATGAAGAGGGTGTGATCatgggaggtgagggaggtcagAAGTCAAGGCTAGGGTGTGatggtggtctgtttcagtcagAGAGGGGAGGGAATGCTAACAGCAGGGACAGGCCAGATggtaaataccccactgattactCTCGGAATCGTTACACAGGCTACCATGACGACCACCGTTCTCAAGGTAACCCGTCTCCGTGTTACTCTGGAGCCTCCCCCTGTGGCAGTGGGATGGTGGGCCCGGCGCTGAGGAAGGCACCATTGGCCCCGACGCTGCACCCCCACCCTCAGAGTCAAACccaacatcaccaccagcagcacctccccctgtcctctctcctggatGACTCTGAAGACGacgtcaccagctctgtcaacaACGCCATCTCAGCCATCGCCGCTGCAGCTGCCGCCAACTGTGATATGAACAGTGGGAACAGAGGCGACGATAGGAGGGATATCATCGGAGGGCTGTTGGGGGGGCTGGACTTAGGCCCCTTGGGGTCCCCTTCATCCACATCTGGGATGGATAAGACCTATAGAGGAGCAGGGAACCAGGATGGTATGAGTGGTAATATGAACCACAACCAACAGCAGGGGAATGATCCACAGAACCCTGCTGCCAAACCAAAACGTCCCCGGAAACCCAGAAAGCCCAAAGACCCCAACGCTCCCCCTAAACGCAGGCAGTACACCCCCAGAGCTCCCAGGGAGTCGAGCAACATCCCGCGGCCATATCTGTGCAGTGTTTGCGGTAGGGGGTTTGCACGCCGCGAGACCCTGCGTAGGCACGACCGTGTCCATACTGGGGAGAAGCCCCACCGCTGCAGTACATGTGGGAAGCACTTCAGAGAGGCCTTCCACCTCACCAAGCACCACACCGTTCACTCTGGGGAGAAGAACTACAAGTGCAGCCTGTGTGGGAAAGAGTTTGGTTACTCCCAGAGCCTCAAGAGGCACGGGAAACTCCATCAGAAAGGGGAGCTGGAAGAGGTCCCCACAACACCAGGAGGGGAGAACCTCAACAACTTCAACACAAACCCGTCATGTGGAATGGGCCAAGACAGGGAACAGAACCAAGGAAACAGCTCCTCCTCCTATTATTCATACCCCCAAGATGTCAAGCCTCAAGGCTCCAACAGCCAGCCCCCGCCCAGGCTCTACACCTGTGCCATATGCTGGAAGTCTTTCCGTCATCACTTCCACCTGACGGCTCATCACCAGACGGTCCATGAGAACGGAGGTGAGAAGCTGTTCAGCTGCGAGGTGTGTGGGAAGGCCTTTGCCTACTCCAACAGCCTCACTCGACACAGGCTGTCGCAGCACGGCCTGGCCCGCACCGGCCCTGACAACGCACAAGGGGACGGCAGTGGTTCAGGGGTAAACAGTGCAGCTGGTGGTGGAGTAAGTGGGACTGCGTCAGAGAGCGAGGCAGCCACCAACGCCCTTCTTCAGATGGCACCTTCCACTGAAGGCCACGGGGGGCAGCAGAGTCACAGTGTTGTCACCCACagtcatcaacaacagccacctcAGCCCCCAGCTGGCTACTCCCCCCTTTTCTATGATGCTGGTACGGCCCACTCCTCAGCCTCCAGCATCCCTCCCTACTCTCAGCCCCTGCCACCCAACTCCACAATCATGCCCCCTCAGCACCAGCATTCCCCAGCAAGGGTGAAAGGGGAGCACATTTACCCAGCTGGGTCCAGTAGTCACACCCTTCACACCACAGCTCCATTCCAGCCCCTCACGGAGCTGCCATCcgaccaccatcaccaccaccaccaccaccaccaccaccattcttcacatCACCTCCACCGTTCAGAGCCACAGTCCCAGCAACCACATCACAGGAACATCCAATCACACGATGGCATAAGGAGGCACAAGAAGAAGAGAAAGTCcgacaggagggagggaaggggggacaTGTGGGGGGAGTCCTCAGGCTTCgtcagagacgaggagaggaaagaccagaggaagaggaggtctgTTTTGCAAAAACAGCTGAGGAAGAAAAAGATTCTGTTGAAGATTAGACGAGGGGGGGAAGCAGGAGGGGGAGGATATGAGCTGGTCACAACAAGAGGGATGAAGATACAAATCCTGTCATCTCTCAAAGTCCCAGTGAAACGTTTTGCCTGCTCCATTTGTCCCCACGCCATGTTCGCCCGCCAGGCCGGCCTGCTAGCCCACAGGGCAGCTAAACACACCCAGAGAGTCCTGTCCCCCCAGGAGCGTCTGTGCTGCGGTGTGTGTGGGAAGCAGTCTCACAGGCTCCTGGAAGCCTTCATCCACCGGGCGACTCATCGCGCCCGAGGGTCCTTCTCCTGCAGACGCTGCTCTGCTCGCTTCTGGAACGCCCCCCTCCTCCGCAGGCACAAGGTGACCTGCCGACATCGGGCCAAGGGACTTCCACGAGGTGGCGCTATCCGCCTGAAGTTGTCCAAGAGGGCgggggagaggaagagcagagaggagcagggggagatGTCGCACTCCCTGCTTACAGAGTACAGATACTGA
- the si:dkeyp-69b9.6 gene encoding uncharacterized protein si:dkeyp-69b9.6 isoform X2, translating into MESGGSGRSGGSSSSRSARTGGTGSVIGRSSGSSRGDSGSSRSNSGTAGSLGRSSSVGGSGGIIVAAPGAGGVAPAPPCASEWEMFQFGKYNLDIIEMLSGHQAHQFKGLGLERQLQHQQQVQLHQHQLQQQQQQQAETSGALLSGLGLGSLQGARSNAFSDSASIFAKMSAPPPPLQQQPSSSSQSSRSKSSKMSSSSSSHVSGYPQFLRSFHPTEAALAQEQLHSGVGRFEHFSGGSSSGGAGGLGVAPPPPPPLHPGLSVPQASPGPSSSSPSPSSSVVTNNPPSSSTVTSLGHQLVGAQSDARSLHQQFSCMLAANQYFLSGVPANTSLEQFLVQQGTHNHLGIGLGQSEGSSSGLAPPPALHSSHSHSLSTAQPQQQQPPQQQQLPPHTLSHPHSHSHPHHPLHPGSQPSSLGGFDFQGIPVLSSNQLASLMQQEAGLPLPLPLHLSLSKDDGKGDSSGGGSSSSRRKKAMAGYLPQRKSDGGSNSSSGHSSGNPNASSSAGGLGHDPSPGLVGGGGGVGMSGLGGDPSLLASSSSSSSSSVVSSSSSSGPSSTAASVLVTNGSHLSKPDNMGSMPSASTQADTEPLYNCGECGKTFTHLSSLRRHLRMHESTAAGTSNNASINPNPTHIQPLTDPTLPHSTQEHSTQDLNSQSNSLSSQQSSNSVQASSSCPSPDKTFNCSDCGKHFKKKGHLLQHGVIHSEARPYGCSICSRAFNRRESLTRHEKIHQDKPFRCPACGRCFRESTSLLNHAASGTCGKPGYHDDHRSQGNPSPCYSGASPCGSGMVGPALRKAPLAPTLHPHPQSQTQHHHQQHLPLSSLLDDSEDDVTSSVNNAISAIAAAAAANCDMNSGNRGDDRRDIIGGLLGGLDLGPLGSPSSTSGMDKTYRGAGNQDGMSGNMNHNQQQGNDPQNPAAKPKRPRKPRKPKDPNAPPKRRQYTPRAPRESSNIPRPYLCSVCGRGFARRETLRRHDRVHTGEKPHRCSTCGKHFREAFHLTKHHTVHSGEKNYKCSLCGKEFGYSQSLKRHGKLHQKGELEEVPTTPGGENLNNFNTNPSCGMGQDREQNQGNSSSSYYSYPQDVKPQGSNSQPPPRLYTCAICWKSFRHHFHLTAHHQTVHENGGEKLFSCEVCGKAFAYSNSLTRHRLSQHGLARTGPDNAQGDGSGSGVNSAAGGGVSGTASESEAATNALLQMAPSTEGHGGQQSHSVVTHSHQQQPPQPPAGYSPLFYDAGTAHSSASSIPPYSQPLPPNSTIMPPQHQHSPARVKGEHIYPAGSSSHTLHTTAPFQPLTELPSDHHHHHHHHHHHHSSHHLHRSEPQSQQPHHRNIQSHDGIRRHKKKRKSDRREGRGDMWGESSGFVRDEERKDQRKRRSVLQKQLRKKKILLKIRRGGEAGGGGYELVTTRGMKIQILSSLKVPVKRFACSICPHAMFARQAGLLAHRAAKHTQRVLSPQERLCCGVCGKQSHRLLEAFIHRATHRARGSFSCRRCSARFWNAPLLRRHKVTCRHRAKGLPRGGAIRLKLSKRAGERKSREEQGEMSHSLLTEYRY; encoded by the exons ATGGAGAGTGGGGGCAGTGGACGATCGGGCGGAAGTAGCAGCAGCCGAAGTGCGCGAACAGGGGGGACCGGCAGTGTTATTGGGCGGAGTTCGGGATCGAGCCGAGGCGACTCAGGCAGTTCCAGGTCAAATAGTGGCACTGCAGGATCCCTCGGCCGAAGCTCGTCCGTTGGCGGCAGTGGTGGGATCATTGTCGCTGCTCCTGGTGCTGGAGGTGTGGCTCCTGCACCCCCATGTGCCAGTGAGTGGGAGATGTTCCAATTTGGAAAATACAATTTGGACATAATAGAGATGTTAAGCGGACACCAGGCCCATCAGTTCAAAGGCCTTGGGTTAGAACGACAGCTACAGCATCAGCAGCAGGTGCAGCTTCACCAGCACCAGctccagcagcaacaacaacagcaggcCGAGACCTCAGGAGCTCTCCTGTCTGGGCTAGGCCTTGGGTCCCTCCAAGGGGCCAGAAGCAACGCCTTTTCCGATTCTGCCTCTATTTTTGCCAAAATGAgcgcccctcctccccctctacaaCAACAACCTTCTTCGTCCTCACAAAGCTCAAGATCCAAGTCAAGCAAGATGAGTAGCAGCAGCTCAAGCCATGTGTCGGGCTACCCACAGTTCCTGCGTTCCTTCCACCCGACAGAGGCAGCTCTGGCACAGGAGCAACTGCATTCTGGGGTCGGCCGCTTCGAGCACTTTTCTGGGGGTAGCAGTAGTGGGGGTGCTGGGGGATTGGGAGTTgccccccctccaccaccccctctGCATCCAGGCCTCTCTGTCCCCCAAGCATCACCTGGCCCTTcatcctcttccccctccccatccAGTTCAGTGGTAACTAACAATCCCCCCAGTAGCAGTACAGTCACCTCTCTGGGACACCAGCTGGTTGGGGCCCAGTCTGATGCACGGAGTCTTCATCAGCAGTTCAGTTGCATGCTAGCTGCTAATCAGTACTTTCTCTCTGGGGTGCCTGCTAACACTAGCTTAGAGCAGTTTCTGGTTCAACAGGGAACCCACAACCACCTGGGGATAGGTTTAGGTCAGAGTGAGGGATCCAGCTCAGGCCTTGCTCCGCCTCCAGCTCTGCATTCCTCTCATTCGCATTCCCTCTCTACCGCTCAGCCACAGCAACAGCAGCCtccacagcagcagcagctgccTCCCCATACCCTGTCCCACCCCCACTCGCACTCCCACCCTCACCACCCCCTACACCCAGGCTCCCAGCCCTCTTCCCTGGGTGGTTTTGACTTCCAGGGCATCCCAGTGCTCTCCTCCAACCAGCTGGCCTCTCTGATGCAGCAGGAAGCAGGCCTGCCGCTCCCCCTGCCGCTTCATCTGTCCCTCTCCAAGGATGACGGCAAGGGGGACAGCAGTGGGGGCggaagcagcagcagtagaaggaAGAAAGCGATGGCTGGCTACCTGCCACAGAGGAAGTCAGATGGCggcagtaacagcagcagcggCCACAGTAGTGGGAACCCCAATGCTAGCAGCAGTGCAGGGGGGCTGGGCCACGACCCCTCTCCAGGGCTGGTTGGGGGGGGCGGAGGGGTTGGCATGTCAGGTTTGGGAGGAGATCCATCCCTCCTTGCCTCTTCAtcatcctcatcttcatcatcagttgtctcatcctcctcttcctctggccCCTCCTCCACTGCAGCATCAGTCCTGGTTACTAATGGTTCTCACCTATCCAAACCTGATAACATGGGCTCCATGCCATCTGCATCTACACAGGCtgacactgagcccctctataaCTGTGGTGAGTGTGGAAAAACCTTCACTCACCTCTCCAGCCTTCGCAGGCACCTGCGTATGCATGAGTCTACGGCAGCAGGTACTAGCAATAATGCCAGCATTAACCCAAACCCGACTCATATCCAACCACTAACTGACCCCACTCTCCCACACTCCACCCAGGAACACTCCACCCAGGATCTGAACTCTCAGTCTAACTCACTGTCCTCCCAACAATCTTCCAACTCAGTCCAGGCCTCATCTTCCTGCCCCAGCCCTGACAAGACCTTCAATTGCTCAGATTGTGGCAAGCACTTCAAGAAAAAGGGGCACCTCCTCCAGCATGGCGTCATCCACTCAGAGGCTCGCCCGTATGGCTGCAGCATCTGCTCCCGGGCTTTCAACCGCCGTGAGTCGCTGACGCGACACGAGAAGATTCACCAGGACAAGCCCTTCCGCTGTCCAGCCTGCGGTCGATGCTTCCGTGAGAGTACCTCTCTACTCAACCATGCTGCCTCTGGCACATGCGGCAAGCCAG GCTACCATGACGACCACCGTTCTCAAGGTAACCCGTCTCCGTGTTACTCTGGAGCCTCCCCCTGTGGCAGTGGGATGGTGGGCCCGGCGCTGAGGAAGGCACCATTGGCCCCGACGCTGCACCCCCACCCTCAGAGTCAAACccaacatcaccaccagcagcacctccccctgtcctctctcctggatGACTCTGAAGACGacgtcaccagctctgtcaacaACGCCATCTCAGCCATCGCCGCTGCAGCTGCCGCCAACTGTGATATGAACAGTGGGAACAGAGGCGACGATAGGAGGGATATCATCGGAGGGCTGTTGGGGGGGCTGGACTTAGGCCCCTTGGGGTCCCCTTCATCCACATCTGGGATGGATAAGACCTATAGAGGAGCAGGGAACCAGGATGGTATGAGTGGTAATATGAACCACAACCAACAGCAGGGGAATGATCCACAGAACCCTGCTGCCAAACCAAAACGTCCCCGGAAACCCAGAAAGCCCAAAGACCCCAACGCTCCCCCTAAACGCAGGCAGTACACCCCCAGAGCTCCCAGGGAGTCGAGCAACATCCCGCGGCCATATCTGTGCAGTGTTTGCGGTAGGGGGTTTGCACGCCGCGAGACCCTGCGTAGGCACGACCGTGTCCATACTGGGGAGAAGCCCCACCGCTGCAGTACATGTGGGAAGCACTTCAGAGAGGCCTTCCACCTCACCAAGCACCACACCGTTCACTCTGGGGAGAAGAACTACAAGTGCAGCCTGTGTGGGAAAGAGTTTGGTTACTCCCAGAGCCTCAAGAGGCACGGGAAACTCCATCAGAAAGGGGAGCTGGAAGAGGTCCCCACAACACCAGGAGGGGAGAACCTCAACAACTTCAACACAAACCCGTCATGTGGAATGGGCCAAGACAGGGAACAGAACCAAGGAAACAGCTCCTCCTCCTATTATTCATACCCCCAAGATGTCAAGCCTCAAGGCTCCAACAGCCAGCCCCCGCCCAGGCTCTACACCTGTGCCATATGCTGGAAGTCTTTCCGTCATCACTTCCACCTGACGGCTCATCACCAGACGGTCCATGAGAACGGAGGTGAGAAGCTGTTCAGCTGCGAGGTGTGTGGGAAGGCCTTTGCCTACTCCAACAGCCTCACTCGACACAGGCTGTCGCAGCACGGCCTGGCCCGCACCGGCCCTGACAACGCACAAGGGGACGGCAGTGGTTCAGGGGTAAACAGTGCAGCTGGTGGTGGAGTAAGTGGGACTGCGTCAGAGAGCGAGGCAGCCACCAACGCCCTTCTTCAGATGGCACCTTCCACTGAAGGCCACGGGGGGCAGCAGAGTCACAGTGTTGTCACCCACagtcatcaacaacagccacctcAGCCCCCAGCTGGCTACTCCCCCCTTTTCTATGATGCTGGTACGGCCCACTCCTCAGCCTCCAGCATCCCTCCCTACTCTCAGCCCCTGCCACCCAACTCCACAATCATGCCCCCTCAGCACCAGCATTCCCCAGCAAGGGTGAAAGGGGAGCACATTTACCCAGCTGGGTCCAGTAGTCACACCCTTCACACCACAGCTCCATTCCAGCCCCTCACGGAGCTGCCATCcgaccaccatcaccaccaccaccaccaccaccaccaccattcttcacatCACCTCCACCGTTCAGAGCCACAGTCCCAGCAACCACATCACAGGAACATCCAATCACACGATGGCATAAGGAGGCACAAGAAGAAGAGAAAGTCcgacaggagggagggaaggggggacaTGTGGGGGGAGTCCTCAGGCTTCgtcagagacgaggagaggaaagaccagaggaagaggaggtctgTTTTGCAAAAACAGCTGAGGAAGAAAAAGATTCTGTTGAAGATTAGACGAGGGGGGGAAGCAGGAGGGGGAGGATATGAGCTGGTCACAACAAGAGGGATGAAGATACAAATCCTGTCATCTCTCAAAGTCCCAGTGAAACGTTTTGCCTGCTCCATTTGTCCCCACGCCATGTTCGCCCGCCAGGCCGGCCTGCTAGCCCACAGGGCAGCTAAACACACCCAGAGAGTCCTGTCCCCCCAGGAGCGTCTGTGCTGCGGTGTGTGTGGGAAGCAGTCTCACAGGCTCCTGGAAGCCTTCATCCACCGGGCGACTCATCGCGCCCGAGGGTCCTTCTCCTGCAGACGCTGCTCTGCTCGCTTCTGGAACGCCCCCCTCCTCCGCAGGCACAAGGTGACCTGCCGACATCGGGCCAAGGGACTTCCACGAGGTGGCGCTATCCGCCTGAAGTTGTCCAAGAGGGCgggggagaggaagagcagagaggagcagggggagatGTCGCACTCCCTGCTTACAGAGTACAGATACTGA